Genomic window (Zingiber officinale cultivar Zhangliang chromosome 2B, Zo_v1.1, whole genome shotgun sequence):
ACAAGTCATTCAGCAACAACAAATCCTTCCAATAAACAGGCTAGAAGGAGCTACCGAGCATTGAAGGGTCTAATGAGACTGCAGAGAGCCATAAGAAATCAAAGAGTGAAACAACAGACgacaaacaccctaagatgtatGCGAATGCTAGTTCGAGTGCAGTTTCAAATAAGAGACAGAAGGCTGAAGATGATGGAGAACAGAAGCCTCCAACTCCACCAGGCTCTGCCAAAGAACGATGAGTCAGAGAGCAACTTTGGTGGCTGGAGTGTCGCTCGCCAAGTGAGAATTGTCCTCGTCTGACGTTCCCAATCTCGTTTATTGGATAGTATGAACTTGTAATGGTCTTGCAGACTGAAGCAGAAGGGTTTGAAGGGTTTGAAGGAGAATGGGAAGATAGTGTTCTCACGAAAGAGGAGCTGGAAGCAAGGATAAGAAGAAAGGTGGAAGCAACCATCAAGAGGGAGAGGGCATTGGCTTATGCTTACACCCACCAGGTACGATCGTTCCATCAGATGACTCAAATTGTTCATGTTAAAGATTGACAGTAACTTGCCTCAGCTGTTGAAGATGACACCCAAATCTGCTAAGGCCATGTTGATCGATCTCCGCACCCGTAGAGCCCCATGGTGGTGGTCTTCGTTGGAAAGCCAACTCGCCACCAACAACATCGAAGTTGTGCCACCTTCACAAAACTCGTCGCATCTCCATACACCACGAACAGCTACCACAGTGCATGCCAAAGCCACCACTCGTCGGCCGCGTAGCTCTCACTACGCGCGGTTGAAGCCGGAGTACGCCGACGACGCAAGCCTCGTGAGTTGCCCACCCTTGGCCGTGCCCAACTACATGACGACCACTGTCTCGGCCCAAGCCAAGGCGAGAAGCCACCGGACATTTGGGACGGTCCCCGGCCCGGAGAAGAAGAGATTTTCATTCGGTCTTGGCCAGACTATCGGGGCCCTGTTTGCCGGCAAGGAGGCCAACAGAAGAGGTTGTGACAGCAGTTGTAGTGGGCGAAGGAGTGTGAGAATACAAGAGAGGCATAGGTCGACACAGTCAATAAGCAGCATGAGCATGGACTCCATCATGTCTCTGCCCACTGGAAGGGTTGGTGGTAGGAGGAACTATAAATAGCATGCAACTTTGATTCAGATGTTCcatgttttttttaatctaaagcaTTTTGGTGTGTTTTAATTTGTTACATTGTGAGAAATTGTCAGATGAAGAATGTTCTTGATCACGTCTTTACCATTTGAGCTATAAACTCATGATTTCAACTTGAAGTTAAACAGATACAGATAACAAGACAAATTAGAACAGTTATCAAGCAATTAGAAGAAAGTTTTAAGATTCAGACTTTTGGATTAAAGAAGGAATAAATACCTCATAAATGTTTGATTTCCCAGAAGCATTGGAGACGGCAACAATCTGAAATGAATTTGCAATTAAGTTCATGGAGTGAAGTTAAAAGTAGATTGAAATAGAACAATGTTCTGAATGGAAATGGACAAGGACAGAATTTGAGCAAACAATTTTTCTAACAAGCTTTAGAAAAATGACAAGGTTTAAATATTCTTGGCCCT
Coding sequences:
- the LOC122047552 gene encoding protein IQ-DOMAIN 13-like isoform X2, whose product is MHRQQNIIERILEDVQNEQHQQHRVQQVLPKKAQQSKSPARKPRTAPNYAHISAIKIQAAYRGYRARRSYRALKGLMRLQRAIRNQRVKQQTTNTLRCMRMLVRVQFQIRDRRLKMMENRSLQLHQALPKNDESESNFGGWSVARQTEAEGFEGFEGEWEDSVLTKEELEARIRRKVEATIKRERALAYAYTHQLLKMTPKSAKAMLIDLRTRRAPWWWSSLESQLATNNIEVVPPSQNSSHLHTPRTATTVHAKATTRRPRSSHYARLKPEYADDASLVSCPPLAVPNYMTTTVSAQAKARSHRTFGTVPGPEKKRFSFGLGQTIGALFAGKEANRRGCDSSCSGRRSVRIQERHRSTQSISSMSMDSIMSLPTGRVGGRRNYK
- the LOC122047552 gene encoding protein IQ-DOMAIN 13-like isoform X1 translates to MGKTSGWFMLIKRAFTSSSKDKLVQTSTPIQYSQDKQKREKKKWGFSKSNHDDNGSFFQMHRQQNIIERILEDVQNEQHQQHRVQQVLPKKAQQSKSPARKPRTAPNYAHISAIKIQAAYRGYRARRSYRALKGLMRLQRAIRNQRVKQQTTNTLRCMRMLVRVQFQIRDRRLKMMENRSLQLHQALPKNDESESNFGGWSVARQTEAEGFEGFEGEWEDSVLTKEELEARIRRKVEATIKRERALAYAYTHQLLKMTPKSAKAMLIDLRTRRAPWWWSSLESQLATNNIEVVPPSQNSSHLHTPRTATTVHAKATTRRPRSSHYARLKPEYADDASLVSCPPLAVPNYMTTTVSAQAKARSHRTFGTVPGPEKKRFSFGLGQTIGALFAGKEANRRGCDSSCSGRRSVRIQERHRSTQSISSMSMDSIMSLPTGRVGGRRNYK